Proteins encoded together in one Herpetosiphonaceae bacterium window:
- a CDS encoding YitT family protein yields the protein MKYLPTIARVLRDYLIMTIGVICIAISVDLFLVPNNVVTGGITGVAIILNDLVGLPVGLLSLLFNIPLLIAGFRYLGGFVFGIRTVYATVALALAIDLLAPYVGRYMHATRDPLLYTLYGGVLDGVGIGLVFRVRGTTGGTDIIARFVQRWKAVPMGRSLLVMNVIVFAAAAYLFSLDKLLYALLVAFISGRTVDLVLEGASYARQAVIITEHPARIQAAILSSLGRGVTVLEGRGGYTASERTVLLSVVAQSEVSMVKAIVRSCDADAFVIFSNVNEVLGEGFRPAIE from the coding sequence ATGAAGTATCTTCCAACAATCGCGCGGGTCTTGCGCGATTATTTGATCATGACGATCGGCGTGATCTGCATCGCGATCTCCGTCGATCTGTTTCTGGTGCCGAACAACGTCGTCACGGGCGGCATCACCGGCGTAGCGATCATCCTCAACGATCTGGTCGGCCTGCCCGTCGGCCTGCTCAGCCTGCTCTTCAATATTCCGCTGCTGATCGCGGGCTTTCGCTACCTGGGCGGCTTTGTGTTCGGCATCCGCACGGTCTACGCGACGGTCGCGCTCGCGCTGGCGATCGATCTGCTCGCGCCGTACGTCGGACGCTACATGCACGCCACGCGCGATCCCCTGCTGTACACGCTGTACGGCGGCGTGCTGGACGGCGTGGGCATCGGGCTGGTCTTTCGGGTGCGAGGCACAACCGGCGGTACCGACATCATCGCGCGCTTTGTGCAGCGCTGGAAGGCCGTGCCGATGGGCCGCTCGCTGCTGGTGATGAACGTGATCGTCTTTGCCGCCGCCGCCTATCTGTTCTCGCTCGATAAGCTGCTGTACGCGCTGCTGGTAGCGTTCATCAGCGGGCGCACAGTCGATCTGGTGCTGGAGGGCGCGTCGTACGCGCGGCAGGCCGTGATCATCACCGAGCATCCCGCGCGGATTCAGGCGGCGATCCTGAGCTCGCTGGGACGCGGCGTGACGGTGCTTGAGGGGCGCGGCGGCTACACCGCCAGCGAGCGCACCGTGCTGCTGTCGGTCGTCGCACAGTCGGAGGTCAGCATGGTCAAAGCGATCGTACGTAGCTGCGACGCCGATGCGTTCGTGATCTTCAGCAATGTCAACGAGGTGCTGGGCGAAGGCTTCCGCCCCGCGATCGAGTGA
- a CDS encoding toll/interleukin-1 receptor domain-containing protein, translating into MKVFISYAHTDEHLAEQVAHGLEENGLDVFLDEQQIMPGDNWAAKIAQGLQESQAMVVLLTRDALTSRRVRHDIDYALSNQDYSGRLIPVLAESKEALLKEDIPWILWHLKPITLTDHHQEEGIRQIAQVLKTAPKTLSR; encoded by the coding sequence ATGAAAGTATTTATCAGTTATGCTCATACCGATGAGCACCTGGCAGAACAGGTGGCGCACGGGTTAGAAGAAAACGGGCTAGATGTGTTCCTTGATGAGCAACAAATTATGCCGGGCGATAATTGGGCCGCTAAAATCGCACAGGGCCTCCAAGAGTCTCAAGCGATGGTAGTGCTCCTGACACGCGATGCGCTAACATCGCGTCGTGTACGGCACGACATCGACTATGCGTTGAGCAACCAAGACTACAGCGGTCGCCTGATACCCGTGCTAGCCGAGTCTAAGGAAGCGCTGTTGAAAGAAGATATTCCCTGGATTTTATGGCATCTGAAGCCGATTACGCTGACGGATCATCACCAGGAAGAAGGCATCAGGCAAATTGCGCAGGTATTAAAAACAGCGCCCAAGACGTTGTCACGCTAG
- a CDS encoding alpha-amylase family glycosyl hydrolase, which yields MAHQTSPSVEAAPDGLVPGAIDRGDGTVTFGLYALGKQSIHVVGDFNDWQRDADPLNVTEDGLWWIVKQLEPGTYHYKFLVDGELEIVDPCARRLSFDATPLIVVGAEPYAWGDSGWDRPPFNDLVIYELHIGDFSAPYTYRSVIEKLPYLRDLGVNALELLPVFGFGGKPGWGYDPRFFFAPEQSYGSPEDLKALIDQAHQHGIAVILDVVFAHTSRDHPFNMLYPYGQSPWYGDNDMSEPNRFGFPKLDHTRPATKDFVRDVQNYWINEYHIDGFRYDYTLGIGYNMEHGVSYLAHAARQTMPNLYLIAEQSPEKPEIVRDNSLSGAWHVRFSYMARALLRQGQYLDWSWDNADLWPTLLDAQREGYEHPAQMVNYLESHDEPRIVYEVLTVEGMTEEAARYKSALGATLLLTTPGVPLLLHGQEWGEQTEKHAGHNPLHWEALDTDAGLGLKTHYQTLIGTRRDHPALRSANIAVDHLSAEHKTLVFHRWDEGGDEVVAALNFSPAEQQIEVAFPSAGRWRDVISGEEVEADGPCQLGFGASQGRVFVRV from the coding sequence ATGGCACACCAAACATCCCCCTCGGTTGAGGCCGCGCCCGACGGCCTGGTTCCCGGCGCGATTGATCGCGGCGATGGCACCGTAACCTTCGGGCTGTACGCTCTCGGCAAACAGTCGATCCATGTGGTCGGCGACTTCAACGATTGGCAGCGCGATGCCGATCCGCTCAACGTGACCGAAGACGGCCTCTGGTGGATCGTCAAGCAGCTTGAGCCGGGCACCTATCACTATAAGTTCCTTGTCGACGGCGAGCTTGAGATTGTCGATCCCTGCGCGCGGCGGCTATCGTTCGACGCTACGCCGCTGATCGTGGTGGGAGCCGAGCCCTACGCCTGGGGCGACTCCGGCTGGGATCGTCCGCCCTTCAACGATCTGGTGATCTATGAGCTGCATATCGGCGATTTCAGCGCGCCCTACACGTACCGCAGCGTGATCGAGAAGTTGCCCTATCTGCGCGATCTGGGCGTCAACGCGCTTGAGCTGCTGCCGGTCTTTGGCTTCGGCGGCAAGCCCGGCTGGGGCTACGATCCGCGCTTCTTCTTCGCGCCTGAGCAGAGCTACGGCTCGCCGGAGGACCTCAAGGCGCTGATCGACCAGGCGCATCAGCACGGCATCGCGGTGATTCTGGATGTGGTCTTTGCCCATACCTCGCGGGATCATCCGTTTAACATGCTCTATCCCTACGGTCAAAGCCCGTGGTACGGCGATAACGATATGTCGGAGCCCAACAGGTTTGGCTTTCCGAAGCTCGATCATACCAGACCGGCCACGAAAGATTTTGTGCGCGATGTGCAGAATTACTGGATCAATGAGTATCACATCGACGGCTTTCGCTACGACTATACGCTCGGCATCGGCTATAACATGGAGCACGGCGTGAGCTATCTCGCCCACGCGGCCCGCCAGACGATGCCGAATCTCTATCTGATCGCGGAGCAAAGCCCCGAAAAGCCGGAGATCGTCCGCGATAACAGCTTGAGCGGCGCGTGGCATGTGCGCTTTAGCTATATGGCGCGGGCGCTGCTACGCCAGGGGCAGTACCTCGATTGGAGCTGGGACAACGCCGATCTGTGGCCGACGCTGCTGGATGCCCAGCGCGAGGGCTACGAGCATCCGGCGCAGATGGTCAACTACCTCGAAAGTCACGACGAGCCGCGTATCGTGTACGAGGTGCTGACGGTTGAAGGCATGACCGAGGAGGCCGCGCGCTACAAGTCGGCGCTGGGCGCGACGCTGCTGCTGACCACGCCCGGCGTTCCGCTGCTGCTGCATGGTCAGGAGTGGGGCGAGCAGACCGAAAAGCACGCAGGGCATAATCCACTGCACTGGGAGGCGCTCGATACCGATGCGGGGCTGGGCCTGAAAACACACTACCAGACGCTCATCGGCACCCGGCGCGACCATCCGGCGCTGCGCAGCGCCAACATCGCGGTCGATCACCTGTCGGCGGAGCACAAGACGCTGGTCTTTCATCGCTGGGACGAGGGCGGCGATGAGGTGGTGGCGGCGCTGAATTTCTCGCCCGCCGAGCAGCAGATCGAGGTGGCCTTTCCGAGCGCGGGCCGCTGGCGCGATGTGATCTCAGGCGAGGAGGTCGAGGCCGACGGCCCGTGCCAGCTTGGCTTCGGCGCGTCGCAGGGCCGCGTTTTCGTCAGGGTCTAG
- a CDS encoding HIT domain-containing protein, giving the protein MEIKWTPWRGQYIKSSSDSHQETGCVLCVAHEARRDAEKLVLYRGEHAYVLMNLYPYNPGHLMVAPYAHTADFARLEPAVAAEIMELGQRCTAVLEAEMQPHGFNLGMNLGRVSGAGVDQHLHVHVVPRWNGDTNFMPLIGGVKLIPEAIDDTYAALKPRFDAFKQ; this is encoded by the coding sequence ATGGAGATCAAGTGGACGCCGTGGCGCGGACAATACATTAAGAGCAGCAGCGACAGCCACCAGGAGACGGGCTGCGTGCTGTGTGTCGCCCACGAGGCCAGACGGGACGCCGAGAAGCTGGTGCTTTATCGCGGCGAGCACGCCTATGTGCTGATGAACCTGTACCCCTACAACCCCGGCCACCTGATGGTCGCGCCGTACGCCCACACCGCCGATTTTGCGCGCCTTGAGCCAGCGGTCGCGGCGGAGATTATGGAGCTGGGGCAGCGCTGCACCGCCGTGCTTGAGGCCGAAATGCAGCCGCACGGCTTCAACCTGGGCATGAACCTGGGGCGAGTCAGCGGCGCGGGCGTCGATCAACACCTGCACGTGCATGTCGTGCCCCGCTGGAACGGCGATACCAACTTTATGCCGCTGATCGGCGGCGTTAAGCTGATCCCGGAGGCGATCGACGACACCTACGCCGCGCTGAAGCCGCGCTTCGATGCCTTCAAGCAGTAG
- a CDS encoding toll/interleukin-1 receptor domain-containing protein: MLPNEVFLSHSSQDHAFVAQLAQVLSRHAIPVWYSPINIIGSQLWHDEIGAALNRCDWFVIVLSPHSIQSMWVKRELLFALRQNRFEDNIVPLVYQPCDYAQFSWVLPQFQVVDFTRAQEDGYRALLRIWGIGYRQA, from the coding sequence ATGCTGCCCAATGAAGTCTTTCTCTCACATAGCAGCCAGGATCATGCGTTTGTGGCCCAACTGGCCCAGGTCTTGAGCCGCCATGCCATCCCCGTCTGGTATAGCCCAATCAACATCATTGGATCGCAGTTGTGGCACGACGAGATTGGGGCGGCGCTCAACCGCTGCGATTGGTTCGTGATCGTGCTCTCGCCGCACTCCATTCAATCGATGTGGGTGAAGCGAGAGCTGTTATTTGCGTTACGGCAGAACCGATTCGAGGATAACATTGTTCCCCTGGTCTACCAGCCGTGTGATTATGCCCAGTTTTCCTGGGTGCTGCCGCAATTCCAGGTTGTCGATTTTACACGTGCCCAGGAAGACGGCTACCGCGCGCTGCTGCGTATCTGGGGCATAGGCTACCGCCAGGCCTGA
- a CDS encoding response regulator, with protein MPKTVFIIDDDANILAVLEIALKQAGYHVELASDGEEGLARLETIQPDVVVSDVMMPNMDGVQFFRAIQQRLSYEGVPIIMMTALARKPWFTELEAEGAVVVHKPFHVERLVSLIEMYVAE; from the coding sequence ATGCCCAAGACGGTATTTATAATTGACGACGACGCGAATATCCTCGCGGTGTTGGAGATCGCGTTGAAACAGGCGGGCTACCATGTTGAGCTAGCCTCCGATGGCGAGGAAGGTCTTGCGCGGCTTGAGACGATCCAGCCCGATGTGGTCGTCTCCGATGTGATGATGCCCAATATGGACGGCGTTCAGTTCTTTCGGGCGATCCAGCAGCGCCTCAGCTATGAGGGCGTGCCGATCATCATGATGACGGCGCTGGCGCGCAAGCCCTGGTTTACCGAGCTAGAGGCAGAAGGAGCCGTGGTCGTCCATAAGCCGTTCCATGTCGAGCGGCTCGTCTCGCTGATCGAGATGTACGTCGCCGAGTAG
- the prfB gene encoding peptide chain release factor 2 (programmed frameshift), with product MATFSELLNEVESLRARFEALRGRLDLAAREQQIAELEAQSSDPDFWSDPGTAQSAMQRLSTLQAETTKWKTLDDRLNTTAELLELSAAEDDAAMLAELEVEVGQLTRTVDELEISTLLSGQYDDAAAFMTIQPGAGGVDSADFAAMLLRMYMRWGEQHGWKVALLDDMPAEEAGIKSATIELRGPYAYGYAKAEAGVHRLVRLSPFDQAHRRHTSFAGVEVMPEVDDAIEITVSPDDLRVDVFRAGGHGGQGVNTTDSAVRLTYKPGTPEQIVVTCQNERSQLQNKETAMKVLKARLLEREIQRQREERRKLRGEYREAAWGNQIRSYVLHPYNMVKDHRTNAETSNTQAVLDGDIDLFVEAFLRQNIEQDEP from the exons ATGGCAACATTTAGCGAGCTTTTGAACGAAGTGGAGAGCCTGCGAGCGCGATTTGAAGCGCTGCGCGGGCGGCTT GACTTAGCGGCGCGCGAGCAACAGATCGCCGAGCTAGAGGCACAGTCGAGCGATCCCGACTTTTGGAGCGATCCGGGCACAGCCCAGAGCGCCATGCAACGTCTATCCACGCTCCAGGCCGAAACGACCAAATGGAAGACGCTGGATGATCGGCTCAACACTACCGCCGAGCTGCTTGAGCTGTCCGCCGCCGAGGATGACGCGGCGATGCTCGCCGAGCTTGAGGTCGAGGTCGGGCAGCTTACCAGGACGGTCGATGAGCTTGAGATCAGCACGCTGCTCTCAGGGCAGTACGACGACGCAGCGGCCTTTATGACGATCCAGCCGGGCGCGGGCGGCGTCGACTCCGCCGATTTTGCCGCGATGCTGCTGCGCATGTATATGCGCTGGGGCGAGCAGCACGGGTGGAAAGTCGCGCTGCTCGACGATATGCCAGCCGAAGAGGCCGGTATCAAGAGCGCGACGATCGAGCTGCGCGGGCCGTACGCCTACGGCTACGCCAAGGCCGAGGCGGGCGTGCATCGGCTGGTGCGGCTATCGCCCTTCGATCAGGCGCATCGTCGCCACACCTCGTTTGCGGGCGTGGAGGTGATGCCGGAGGTCGACGACGCGATCGAGATCACGGTCAGCCCCGACGATCTGCGCGTGGATGTGTTCCGGGCGGGCGGTCACGGCGGCCAGGGCGTCAATACCACCGACTCGGCAGTGCGGCTGACGTACAAGCCCGGCACGCCCGAGCAGATCGTCGTCACCTGCCAGAACGAGCGGTCGCAGCTTCAGAACAAAGAGACGGCGATGAAAGTGCTCAAGGCCAGGCTGCTGGAGCGCGAGATCCAGCGCCAGCGCGAAGAGCGGCGCAAGCTGCGCGGCGAGTATCGCGAGGCGGCCTGGGGCAATCAGATCCGCTCGTACGTGCTGCATCCGTACAACATGGTCAAAGACCACCGCACCAATGCCGAAACCAGCAATACCCAGGCGGTGCTCGACGGCGACATCGACCTGTTCGTCGAGGCGTTTCTGCGCCAGAACATCGAGCAGGATGAGCCGTAA